The DNA sequence tattggatgttttatattttaatgtttgtgtatCTGGTTTTATGTAtgtgtatttaaaatataatgtgaGTGTATttttatcaaaatatttttattctgcaCTTTATTTTCCATTAACAGGGCCTCCAACATGGCCAACAACTATCCACTTAAACCCATGCAAAAAACAGCACACAATAAAATGGTATTATTAGCATAATGAAAAAGTGTCAGCATCAGGAAGGACAGGGAATGAAAAGGAGTGGGATTAAGTATTTAGGCCAAAGGGGCCCAATGGCACAGATTTGTttttcacagggtgtgaaagtGTCATCAGTGATGGGGCCAGCTGGGGCTGAGAACTCTGAAGACCAGGCACCCCAGTAGAGAAGCCCCTGCCACCCCTACTCATCAACTGCAAGTTGGATGGTGCTGGGGCATGGATGAGGGCCTCTGCCAAAGATCTGAGTGGGAAGAAGTGATCCTTCAAGTATGCTGGTCATAAACTGGGTAGTGCTTTGCAGTTATAATCAGCATTTTTAATTGGAGATGTAAACAAACTGGGAGATAGTAAAATGGTGCAACAGTGAAGTCACATAGAGGGTGTTGCACTAATCCAGTTTAGCTGTATCAATGGCAAGTGGATCAGCCTTCTCCAGGAAGAGCACAGCTGGCATACCAGCCGACACTGCAAAATGCATTCCTGGCCACAGCTGCCGTTTGCGTGCTGAAGAGCAGTGTTGGGTGTAGGAGAACTTTCAAGAGGTGAACCTGTTTTTTTCAAGGTTAGTGACCAAAACAGGCAATTCACTTAATCCCCAGACGGTTCTTGCTGACCAGCAGCACTTTGAAGGTGGCATATAGAAGCATTTcaattaatacacacacacacacacacacacacacacacactagcaggAAACGTATAAAAACCCCAAACCTGTCACAGATTGTTGAGAGCACCAATACACATTTTTACCTAGAAGAGCCAAAAACGTTTTTAGATTTGATGCTGGTTGAATAGGGAATTCCATAGATGAGGTGCCAGTGCTAAAAAGGCCACACCACTGGTAGCCACCGTCTCCTCCATGGCAGGCAAAAAGGGAAGGTAAATAGAGCAAGGCATCAGATGAGGATCTTAACAGGGAATCTGTGACTTTCCGGATGCTGCTGGACTTCAGTTCCTTTCATACatcaccattggctatgttggctgggcctgatggaagctggagtccagtaacatcaagttccccacccctggattagTTGCAGCCTTAGTTTTGGACACTGATAAATTTTCAATTAAGGGGTAAAGGAAATGGATCAGTATACTTTGCATAAGCAACTGACTACAGGTCTCTGCCAGAAGGAGCTTGCAGTCTGAAATTTGCAGGAGGAAAAGTAGAAAAGCCAGCAGTGAATAGTTAGCCTTGTAGTTTGAGTTTTCTGGATCTGAACaggcaggggggagagaggtggcttCATGGAAGTGTTGCGAGTATAGAATGAGGGGCACAGAAAAATCTGTCAGGCTGTCCAAGTTGTACACTCTTGCTCCTAACAGGGTTTGGGATTTTGTCCTGCCACAAGAGTAGTCTGCCCTTTGGATAGCACTTGTTGGTCCAGTAAATCTCACTGCACATTGTGGAAAAGGCAACTGAAGGCGAGACAGGTGCAAGCCAAAACGAGGCCTTTATTGGAACCAACTAAAAGGTCACAAAGCCATGAGTATACCTTTGAGTTCTACAGAACCCTTCATCAGGCTAGACTATTCATGTTCCGAAAGGGTTAGCAGGGTGTGGGGGAGAAATGCTCAAGGGCTGATGGAAAAGCCCCAGAGCCTGTACTAATTTCCCCTTCTCTCGATCAGCACAGCTAcctgacattttaaaagccagtgtggtatagagGTTACAGTACAGGGCTAGGATCAGGAAGCTCTATGTTTAAATCActaccttgggtcagtcacacaCCCTGCCTAAATTACCTCACACAGTTGCTGTGAAATAAAGCAGGGTGGGGTTGGGATTTGTGCCACCATGAGCCCCTTGGgggaaagcaaataaatgcaaataggTGCAAGTTACTGCTGGATATGTtccaccttttcttttttaaaagccctttctCCAAGCTCCACCACCTTACATTTAATATTACACCAAAGTTTGAGAATTATCAACATTCAGTGGCCAGAAGTTCCTTTTAGCATGAGTGACAACTATGGCCATTCCTGAATTAGAAGAGCATGACTACATTAGTTCAGGCACTGGTGACTTCAagattggattactgtaatgtattCTGTAGGGCTTCACTTGCACTTtatctggaaactgcagctagtgcagaaagTTGCCGCACGGTTGCTAACAGGAATGAGACCCTGTGagcatataacacctctgctcggagatctgcactggctgcacATTTGCTACTGGTCGGAATTCATTGTGTTACAGTTAGTATATAAATCCCATAACAACTTGGGATCAGTTTACTTGAGGGATTGCCTTTCCCCCTATATGCTCACTCGGCTGCTTCAGTCTGTGGAACTGGCTCTTACTGGTGCCCCATAATACCtgttctgcacttgtaagaaatcagtctttTAGTTGACAGCACCTTTGAAGCTGCCTGCCTATcaacatcaggcaggtgccttccctgtactgtgcttaaaacatttctgtttaggaaagcctatccagacatgcagaAGTTATGTGTATTCTTTCTCCTTTTGCTACTGTTGATTTCAATTAATCTTTTGAGTCCTTTACATAATTGCTTTAACAGCTTTTACGAAGCATTTTAACATAACCATTTAGAGGTTTGGggtttcttttacaatcaagtatAAAATGTCGAATGAATAGGTTTGAAAGTCTGCCTCACATTTGTTTTGAAACAGCAAATATTTGTTTCTAAAGGTTGAACCGAGATGCTATTCAGATGGATTCTAGGAGTGTAAAACTGAATGGGAGAACTCACTTTTAATCCTCATCTGTATGGTCTTTTCTTTTGGACTGAGATTAGATGTAGCTTGGACTCCTGTTTGTACGTGTTTTCTCCATGACATGGCACATAGAACGCTTTGTATTGATTGTGCTGCCTTGGAGTTTATATCTGTTGCTTGGCATATTAAGCTtaatacacaaacacacctaCTCTTTTTACTCTACTGTACATCCCCACTCCAATATAGCAGTAGATGATTGTCTTGGTGAGCCTGGCCTCTGTGGCCAGCTGGTGGTTCCTACACCTTTTATTGTAACCCAAATCAGTGGGACCTTTCCCCTATTATATATAGCTGGCAGATATGGGTGGGTGCTGTGCCATTGTCAGTTGGAACAAGGCAGCAGCAGTGCCCCAGATTTGGCCACAAGAATGGAGTTCATCATTTGCTACAGactctttccccatttttgtgGATGTGAGAAAACAAGAAGGCATAAGGTGAAAAAGAGCTTTGTTTTCTTTGTCCAGTTTTGTGAAAGCAGAAGGATTGGTAATTACTCTTTGGACTAACAGTTTTTGGGGTGAACTTGAGATGCTCTGGATGGGAAGGCAGCTTCAAAATAGGTTTAATGTCAAAGGCTTGTAGCCACCTAAgttttaatcagagtagacccattgaaagtgtTGACCTAAGTTATTCAAGtccattaaaatgtgtgtgtgtgttcaacatGTATATCCTGCCTACTACTTTGGAAGTTCAAGGCAGTTTGtgaaaaatcaattttaaaacttttaaatgtCACACAAAGTAAAAAGAAATTCATAAATCAAAACTGTGAAATTAGCACTAAAAATGTCCTGAAGTAGCATTACATGAAAATTAGTGTTCATTAAAAGGCCGAGCCATTATTTAAGTAAGGTCTTAGCTGAAGCTCTGTTAAGAGGACACCAGGGCCACAGCCCTGGAGATGTTGTCTTCCTTGATCATCAAAGGCAACTGATATTTAGAGACAGTGAAGGGCTGTAAATTTGAATGGCCCTCATCTCAGATTTGTTGTTGTCAGGGTGGGTACCCAAAATTTGGGGAGCACTTTTCCTTGAAGGTTTCTGCTATTGACTAGGAAGCCTATATGATCAGTCTCCTCCTGACTCCAGAGAGCTGATTCCTACCTTTCAAAACCCTGCAATCCCTATCTCCAGCATGCATCACAAAACACTGTCATTCCCAAGTTTCCCTCCAGACTCAGATCCATAATGGAAATCCTCTACTCTGACTGCCATCTTTTAAGGAGGTACATACCAGAATTCTGGTACAGTATGTATTGGGGAGGAGCGCACACATAATCATTCTGTGGTACAGTCTCTTTAGGTGAGGAACCTGAGGCCCAAGGGCCAGAGGTGCCCACCCAGTCCTTTTtatttggcccttgggactctccccaaaccacacccctcCCCTGCCACACCTCTCACTGCCACTACTTTGCCCCCTccatgagtgtttttgcctggctggaatgtgtccttgaagtctGGCAATGCTTTTTGATGGCTTGGATGGATGATTgtgtgaggggtgtgtgagtCTGTGTTGAAATTAACAACCTGGACAAAGGTGAAATTCACATGCATCaatttgcccacttttgcctctggctctgcccagtGCTGGCATCCTGCCCCCAGAGgtttgcctagaagggaatgtgttTCTCAGGCTGACAAAGGTTTTCCTATTCCTGATTTAGAGATGCCCTCATTGCTCCCAGTGTTTTTTGCCAGaaggattaaaaaagaaaaacaactcttCTCTTAGCTTACTTTTCAATTGGCATCTCAAAGTGCCTTGACTTTTAAGGTGGGAGTATTTGTATTGCTGCTTTCCCTTGTAAGCTTGCACTGAATGTGGTGCTTAAAGTGATCTCTTGTATATTTATGTGGTGATGGTatatttttaatttagttttgcATTGCTGTGAGTGTTGTTTGGAAAGTTGTCTAAATAGATGTAAATAAACAGATGGGCACAAATTGTGCTGCTGTTAATGTATAAAGGGAAGAAATGTGTCTCCCCTGCTGGGGATGTCCATCCCTTTAGTTCGACAACTGTTaacttttgtgttttaaaaaatgtgcctcCACTACACTTATTCTTTGGTTGTAGAGCAGCAACCTTTAGTCAggtaaaaccttttaaaaattgtCTTAAGAAGCATTCCTCTTGAAATATTTTTAACATAAGCAATACAGGTAGCAGACGCCCCCTTTCATTTCACACAGGAGGAAGATGGTACCTGTTGGGAGTGACACATGCATGTATCATTTAAGCAACACCTGGTTCCTTGATTTAAATACATAGAAGTGTCTCTTTTTCTTCACAACCTTTGTTTTAGATATGCAAATTTGATGCATCAGTTTTTAAACTATATCTACATGTCACCTTCCTACCCAAGTATTCAGGGTGGTTTAAAATGTCAAATAATGCTCAGGAAACATAAAACAGAAGAAATCACATAATAGGAaagagcatgggcatagccaggatttttgtgggggggcaggccttttgttgggggggggcagaacctcagtttgctatgtatttttattgattttgagttgcccctccctgcctctccgCCCCCCTTGTCTACACCCATGGGAAAGGGGGAAGAGGTGGTGAGAGAAGAGGATTAGCAGCAAATTCAAGGTACAACTCTTTTTTTAGAAATAGTTttcattgaagattttcttgtgttacagaacaaacaagaaaaaagtacatatagtgtctccactttcaattcacagACTTTGTGATGTGCAGTGGAGTTGCATAAAAGAAGTCCAGGAGGCTGCTAAGCTGCTGGGGTCTCTCGCTCTAATGCAGTCATGAGGAATAATGTCAATCAAGAGGGAGGTGgcactcttttttcttttcttgcttaaGCCAGAATGTCAAAATCCAGCCTGGCATTAGGCATGTTTATGGCCCATGATCTCAATGGGTTTAATGCTGAGCTGGACTGCATGCAGCCACTCTGACTTTGTAGGTGAGTCTAAGTACTCTTTGGGCTTTCAGCCACCGGCAGCAACAGCTGATGGAATGAGGGCTAGGCGCAgagggcactccccccccccccagcccagcatcTGCCTTGGGGTGGCTTCAGTGTTCATTAAGAATCTGTGGCtgtttttcattgcagaaatCCTCTACTTTTAAGAGGTTTAATTCAATAAAAGCTATACCtattggatttctgcctgtcatgAGCTTCTAGAAGCACGAGGCCGTGCTGGAAATGGGCAGTTCCAATACTTGCCTTGGCCTCTAGAGGACAATTAACAGATTTCTCACAGAGAGAAATGTCATCTCCGCCCTTCTTTTCTCTTGCTTGGTTTCAGGGTTGAAAATCTGCAACTCCCAGGAGGTGCAGGCGGAGATCCTCTCAGACTGACTGGCCTGTTTGATCCTCTGGAGCTTTTGAGCTGTCAGTCCTTTTGAGCCGATGGAGCATCTTCTGCatgtgagtgttctggtttgcttcTGAACTTTTCCCAACCATGACCTTCAATGACAAAGCTTTAACTGGTTCCTGAAATATCCTGGGTTGCTTTTGCTGCTGTCCTTTAATTCTGAGGTGTTCTGGCCCTGAGGCAACTACAGAATAAACCTAAGAAGTCAATCTATGCACAACATAAGCCTTTCGGTTTCCTTTTTTCGTAACCTATTTGCTTGCAAAGTTGAGCAGGCATAATAGGGCTGCAGAAACAAGCACACAGGAAGGCAGTGCTACACTTAGGTGCCATCATAATGCCTGCCTAGGCAAAGTCTTGTCCTCTGGACCTTCCACATGACAGTGGCTGTCATGTTCAAGCAGTCTTCACTAAAATAttctagcattctgttcccacaatgCCCAGCCAGGGAAGGCCACGAGGTAGACGcgagagccacaacccttttgcTTCTATTCCAAGTCAGCCTCCTGAAACTAATGCCTGAATAAGTGTAACTGACATAATTTCCCCTTTTacccttcctctcttctccatGTCACATTCAGGGctcccgggctttgggaaggaggtaccaGGAGAACATGTAAagctagcctagtccccctagtccactgactgcaCACCACTGGAGGGGTTGATAGATTAGTGCTGTCCTTCTGGTGTAAAGTGGCAGGCTCATATGAATTCCTGTCAGTCCAGCCCAAAGCCTAATTCAGCTAGGCCGAAAAGTGGTCTGTTGCAGGAAGTGAAAGCAGGCTGCTGCAAGCCGGGTGGTACCTGGCCCTTTCTGACTTTTGTTTCCCCAGGTCTCCTGAAAAGCAATGGCTGCTGCCTCGCACCtgaacatctcatcctctgaacGGAAGACCTCCTTTGGCATTGCAAAGCCTCCCATCTGGCAGCCACATTCCCTCAGCATGCATGTCACCCGGCCAAAATCTGCAAAGGGGCGCACGAGGTCCAACTTGAATTACTCCCACAGCATAGAAGCCTACTCCTACCAGGTGCCATCGTCTCCTCAGCCATTAGCTCCCTGCGAAGATGCTGCAAGTAGCCGAAAGACCTTGTCGACCCAGCAGCTGTACCAACCTGTTCAGGTGTTCCCTGCTGAAatcccggatctcctccagcagGTGCCCATGagaacttcctcctccttaaacAAGTACAGAGTGCTGCCATCCATCAGCAGGAAAGAACTGCAGAAGGGTGCCGTGGAGATGATGTCTGAGCAGGCTGGTCAGCTCCAAGGGATTCCCCAACCAGAAGAGAAACAGCAAGGCTTCAAAGAGCTTCTTCCCCTAGCGGGGAAAGCCTCCACCACTACCATGGCAAAACAcaaagggggtggtggtgaatACGCTCAGAATCCACCTCCTCTTCTGGAGACAAAGCCCCGAAGTAAAACAACGGAAGGGGCCCATCCCGTGCTGAATTTGGAAGAGCCCAGCGAGAAGGAGCCGAGGTTGCTTCTTGCCATCAGGTCTCCTTCAGGTCACAGGTTTGAGCATCACTTCAGGCCGACAGACAGCTTGAAAACCGTCCTTACAGTGGCGGAGCAAAAGAACTCAGTCGTGTACAGACGCTGCAGCATTGAAACAGTGGAAGTGCCTCGGAGGACCTTCGCGGACCTCACCAAGTCCTTGCAAGAGTGCGGGATCCCTCACAAGTCAGTGTTGTGTATCCTGCAGGAGGCGCAAGAAGGGGAGCTGTAAGCGTCCAGAGGCAGTTCTTTGCATTAAATGCCATTGGAGAGTGGATCTCCTTTAGATCCAGCTGACGCCTTTTCTCTGGTGTAGCACTCTGGTgtagcactccccccccccaccccagctcttcCCTGTGCAGGACCATTTTGTTTCATAAGCTTTGCATTGAAAATGTGCATTGAAGCTTTATATTgaaaaccccacccaccccctctcccagCATCCCATATTCTCCATTGCATTTTGTAGGTTTGCTGAGTTGTTTTCAAGATGGCCTGTTCTCCAGGGAAGTCTTACAAACCCAATTCCTTTATTCCAGTGGAAGGGATTGGTTTGATATTTGTTTGGCTCCAGGAATACATCCTTTCCCCACACCAACATGAGTTTTAAGATGAGTGGACGGGGAAAGATGGATATAAATAGCTGCCCGCCCCCAAATGTCTCTTGCACAAATTCCATTTAACAATGTTGTCATCCATTTGCAAAACTTCTTTTCAGCAGGGGTTGTGCAGGAGAAGGTTCTGGTGATTGTGACcaattcttctctccccccccccccaatttcttccaGTCAAGATCCAAATAGTTTTTTGCTTTGATGGAAGTGCAACTGACCCCAGCACTTGCTCTCTCTCGTCCATGGAAAAAGCCAAGATTTATGAGAGCTGCATTAGTTCAGCCTACCAGAGTTTGTTGCTGTATTGTTAATCAGATGTTCCTTTCACAAGATTATGGCACAAATTAGACTGGAAAGATCCCAGCTAAGTGGGCTTATCCAGTGTAAATTTGAACGTTGAGTGTTGTTTGGCAACAGGTAACAGAACCTTTgcttttttgaaacaaaaaaatgagTTAATTGCAAACGTGTGATTTCGGTATTCTGTTATCAATCGAGTTTTGCTTGGGGATGAGCAAGGGGCTTTTCCTGAAAGctgctttctcatttttttttaaatgaatcttAACCAGTTTGTGTTTATCAAAATGCCatttatattgttttttaaaaatctgtgtttgaatgtttttttaaaaactttctgtTCACGTGCAGGATTTGAAATCTTAGTATTATTGAGGGGTTGGGGTGGGTTAAGCTCTGTAAGTACACAGCTTGCCAAAACATTCTGCTTCCAAGTGTTAATTCCTCTTTACCCAATCTCACTTTTGCCTTGCCGAGATGGTCAAATGAACCTTGGAGGTTGGTAGGAAATTGACCTTTGCTTTGATGGCAGCTGCTAAAGGTTAGGCCAGGGCCTGCATCACTTTGACACAAATGAGGATTGGGCGGAGTGGGGCAGACATTCCTCACTTCTTTGCTCTAACTCAATAACAGCCAGTTTGGGGCCTTCCAGTTGTtgatggactccagttcccattatccctgactattggccttgctcgctggggctgatgaaaggtGGAATTCACCAGCAGCTATAGGGACACCACAGTGGCCATCTCTGCTCTCACATCTTCACGGGTGAGACTAGTAGAGTGCCCAGCCTTGCTTCAGTTATAGCTACTGGGTTTCTCTCTTTGCAGAGGCCTGCCTTTCACTTGCTTTTCCCGCTTCTGAAATGCGAGTGGGTCCTTTGGGAAACAGAGATGCCTACAACAGCAAGGTGGTATGAGGTGACATTGTGTCAGTACCCCAAAGTGTGACACGTATGGCAGAAAGAGATGAAAGAATGCAGGGCATCCTGGGCCATCAGCCCAAGACACTTGGGTGACAGGCAGCAATGCCATGTCTGGACAAGATATTACCCTGCAGTCACAAGGCAAGGTCTGATCCTGAGAGCCCACATTGACCTTCCTGATTCATGCAGCAGGGTCAAGAATGATGGGGAAAACTTCCTGTTCTACCTAGCAGGGGTTATAGTGCAGAAAGACAAGGAAGAGTGTTGTATGAGCAGCCTGGTTTGCTTGACCAGCAGCACCATGGGTATGGGGCACAAAATGTGTTTTCTTCACCCAAGGGGAGCGGTGGCAGTGGTCTTACTCAGAAGTCATTCCAGCTTAGGGTCAGTTTCTACATGGCATAGGTTCAAGTGGTGAAGCTTCCCTTGGACTGCATCATTTGCCTCCCCTTGCACTCAGTAAATCATCTCTGGGAGGCTACTGGTCTAACTCCCAATTCCCTCTTTGTCTCATAGGAGAGTATTGTCAAACCTTGTCCCCAGCCTGAGAAGGCAGTCCAGAAAGACTTCACCACTTGATTCTGCTCCGTATATGAAGCTGTCACCTACGTGACAGCACTATTCCATATATAGGCAGATGACTTCTGGGCTGTGTGAACAAATGCTGACTTTGGTTTCTGACTTTTGGGGGGAGCCCTCTCAGGGTAGAGGGAAGCCGAGTATTTTCAGAATTACAGCTGCAAGGACCATTGAAAGGGGCCAGGAATCTGATGGCCTGAAAGCTTGTCTCCCCCATGGGAAcagtagaaaaagaaaaacctggaaaatgtcaaggggaaaaaacaaccaagGCTTAAAGCAATGGAACAGTTTACTGGATGGAGGGTGGGAAAGTACAGTATGCTTTTTGCACTTCAGTATAATTTGAATATATGTTGCGTGTGCTGTTAGATACAATAAATATATTCTGGGTGTACTGGACTAGTTTTGTCCAGGCAAGTGTTCATTTTGTGTGCCTAATTTTTTAGTGCTGCAAGATTAACaatttggaacacacacacacacacacacacacacacacacacacacacacacacacacaatacttgGGTGGGTAAGTGAGCAGGCACCAAAGGTCCCCATCCCCCTTTTATagtttctatcccacttttcttcttgacAGAAGGCCAAGGTGGCTAATGGTAAGCACATTGGACCAGCTCAAAGAGGTGTCTTCATCAAAGATCTGGTGCTTAACAGCAACCATCCC is a window from the Lacerta agilis isolate rLacAgi1 chromosome 8, rLacAgi1.pri, whole genome shotgun sequence genome containing:
- the UBXN10 gene encoding UBX domain-containing protein 10, with protein sequence MAAASHLNISSSERKTSFGIAKPPIWQPHSLSMHVTRPKSAKGRTRSNLNYSHSIEAYSYQVPSSPQPLAPCEDAASSRKTLSTQQLYQPVQVFPAEIPDLLQQVPMRTSSSLNKYRVLPSISRKELQKGAVEMMSEQAGQLQGIPQPEEKQQGFKELLPLAGKASTTTMAKHKGGGGEYAQNPPPLLETKPRSKTTEGAHPVLNLEEPSEKEPRLLLAIRSPSGHRFEHHFRPTDSLKTVLTVAEQKNSVVYRRCSIETVEVPRRTFADLTKSLQECGIPHKSVLCILQEAQEGEL